From Syntrophorhabdus sp.:
CGTCTTCAGCCAGACCACAGCCTCACGGCTCCTCCTGGCTGCCGTCTCCACTTTGTCTTTCCTGTTCAGGAAACGGCCGATCTCGGTCGTCTCCCGGACATATTCCTGCACCCCGTAAGAGTCGGAAACACCGACAAAGACCGCGTTCGACATGGCCGTGTTCGTCCCAAGCCCTATGGAACCCCGATCCACAAGCATGACCTCCGCGCCTTCATCCGAGGCCGCGATGGCCGCCATCATCCCGGCAAGCCCCGCTCCAACAATGATCACTCCGTTCTGCATGTCATGATTCCTTTCTTATTTCAGTCCCGCATTATAGTCAAAGACCGCTTATCAGATCTGGCCCCTGTATATGGCCCTGAACTCCTCCACGAGGAGCACATTGAGAAGATCTTTTATGTGGCCGGGAGGTTTCCCGAACCAGGAGAACTTGCCGTCGACGGCAAGCATACTGAAGGTCTTCTTTTTCACGGGATCGTAAAGGACGATGATCTGGCTCGTGTCGCACATGTGAGGCTTGCAGCACACGACAAGCACGAAACTCTCCCTGGATACCCGTATCATCCGGTTCTTACCCTGGGCGGTGCCCGTGAGGGACCTTACCCAATCCTCGAACTTTCCCTCCTCGACCATTGCCGTGTAGGCCGCCCGGAAATCGTCCACCTTGAGCGTCTCCCACGGGTAGACCTCATACCTTTTATACTGGTCGGGGAAGGACACAAACTCGATCACGATCTGCGACTTTCCGCTCCCGGGCTTTCCCGCGGACTCTTTCTTCGGCGTCTGACCATGGACGTCCATGACACCGAGACCAAGGAAGATCGCCGCCGCCGCTATCAGGACCGTCATCTTTCTCATCGCATCTCCCCGCCGGATCTCTATATGTCCAGCAGATAACCTTTCTCCACAAGCCATTCCTTGCGCCGCTTGTAATCGGGCATCACCTTCCCGACGTATTCCCAGAACCGCTTCGAATGGTTCTTGATCTTTGTGTGCGCAAGCTCATGGACCACGATATAGTCAATGACATCGTAGGGGGCCATCACGAGGCGAAAACTGAAGGAGAGCCTGTTGTCCGCGGAACAGGAGCCGTAGCGGGTCCGCGCGCTCGTTATCCGTATCCCTTTCCATGTCAGGTCAAGGCGCCTGGCGTGGAAACCGACCCGCTCGGGGAAGATCTGCCGCGCCCTCTGCCTGTACCATTCCCGGAACATCTCGCGGCCATCGGCGTCGTGATCGCTGCAGAGCCGGAAGGTGCCGCGGTAGAGGCTCAGCTTTGCCGACTTCCCCTCGATGACCTCCAGGGGATACTCTTCACCGAGATAGAGGAACCGTTCTCCCGTCACGTAGCGCCTCTGTCCCGTCCTGCCGATAACGTCCTTGTATTCCTTAAGCTTTTTCGCTATCCAATGGACCTTCGATCTGAAGAACCGGTTTATCTCCTCTTCCGGCGTCCTTTCGGGGACAAGGATGACGACGGCCCCGCTCCTCTCCACCTTCAGCGTCATGGTCCGCTTGCGCATCTTGCTGCGGACGACGCGGTAGTTGAGAAAATCCGTCTCGCTGAAGAGAGAAGCCTGCCCTTCCACGTTCCCTCTGACACCTTGCGGCTTTCCCCGGACCAGTCCGGGTTTTCAGATCTCCAGTTCCTCACCCAGGTGGGGCACATATGTGGTGAGTCCCAATTTCTCCCTCACTATCTTTTCGAACTCCAGGGCGACGGGTTCCTCACCGTGGACGATAAAGACCCGGGGGTTGTTCGTGAACGTCCCCAGCCACTCGAGAAGCTCCCCCTGATCGGCATGGGCCGAGAACCCGCCGATCGTGTGCACCTTTGCCCGTATGGCCATCTCCTCGCCGAGGATATAGGCCCTCTTCGCCCCGTCGACGATGTACCGGCCCAGTGTCCCGGGCACCTGGAAACCGGTGAAGATGATGCTGCACTCCTGTCTCCAGATGTTGTGCTTGAAGTGATGGCGGATCCTGCCCCCCTCACACATCC
This genomic window contains:
- a CDS encoding M48 family metallopeptidase produces the protein MEGQASLFSETDFLNYRVVRSKMRKRTMTLKVERSGAVVILVPERTPEEEINRFFRSKVHWIAKKLKEYKDVIGRTGQRRYVTGERFLYLGEEYPLEVIEGKSAKLSLYRGTFRLCSDHDADGREMFREWYRQRARQIFPERVGFHARRLDLTWKGIRITSARTRYGSCSADNRLSFSFRLVMAPYDVIDYIVVHELAHTKIKNHSKRFWEYVGKVMPDYKRRKEWLVEKGYLLDI